In a single window of the Burkholderia contaminans genome:
- a CDS encoding DUF262 domain-containing protein, translating to MTNGTGKRYYGDSMSQVQEISIQLDGISNVLKTRRFRVPAYQRSYAWEAEHVEALLTDVNDAIKSKEKEYFLGSIVVTGPVDRRYEVVDGQQRLTTVSLLISAIRDRFREEGDQEAEKSIRDDFLANVDRKTKEREPKLALNEVDNELYQELIEDHSSIDSSRYPRQSHKRLLAASKCMRGYIDDLCAQSADSEETLHEWLDYLETNLKVILVTAPDDSNAFVIFETLNDRGLELAISDLLKNYLFHRSSDKIEETKNRWLTMVATLESASEDPLIVTYLRHFAMSKYGLVREK from the coding sequence ATGACGAATGGCACCGGAAAACGGTATTACGGGGACTCAATGTCACAAGTTCAAGAGATTAGCATCCAGCTCGACGGAATCAGCAACGTATTGAAAACAAGGCGGTTTCGGGTTCCGGCATATCAGCGATCGTACGCTTGGGAAGCAGAACACGTCGAAGCGTTGCTCACGGACGTAAACGATGCTATCAAATCCAAGGAAAAGGAGTACTTCCTCGGGTCGATAGTTGTAACCGGTCCCGTCGATCGTCGTTACGAGGTGGTTGACGGCCAACAACGTCTCACGACTGTCAGCTTACTGATTTCCGCTATTCGAGACCGTTTCCGGGAAGAGGGTGACCAGGAAGCTGAGAAATCCATTCGCGATGATTTTCTTGCCAACGTTGATCGAAAAACAAAGGAAAGAGAGCCAAAATTAGCTCTAAACGAAGTAGACAATGAGCTTTATCAAGAATTAATCGAGGACCACTCTTCCATAGACTCGTCGCGCTACCCACGGCAATCGCACAAGCGCCTTCTTGCCGCATCAAAATGTATGCGCGGATATATTGATGATCTATGCGCACAATCAGCCGATTCAGAAGAAACATTGCACGAATGGCTCGATTACCTGGAAACCAATTTAAAAGTAATTTTGGTAACCGCACCAGACGACAGTAACGCGTTCGTGATATTCGAAACGCTAAATGATCGCGGCCTAGAACTTGCAATCTCCGATCTACTGAAAAATTACTTATTCCATCGATCAAGTGACAAAATAGAAGAAACAAAAAATCGATGGCTAACCATGGTCGCAACCCTTGAAAGCGCATCCGAAGACCCTCTAATTGTCACATATCTTCGCCATTTTGCCATGTCGAAGTATGGACTTGTCAGAGAAAAATAA
- a CDS encoding HNH endonuclease family protein — protein MNLLGMVQVRPLLLAILDKFEPKKVSAAFKKLVAVAVRFQIVGGAGGGTLERIYSDAAKGVTEGKLNSIQDILKGFTTLPTDPTFIAAFSVATVSKQSLARYYLRMLESGVPGASGELVPSTDAGQVNLEHILPINPSEKWMKTWSLDDVKAYQKRLGNMAIMGAKINSTIGNEEFSKKKSSFSTSAFHFTNGVSKLSTWNTDAVEKRQAAMAEIAAKVWSIKG, from the coding sequence ATGAACCTTCTTGGAATGGTTCAAGTTCGCCCGCTTTTGCTTGCAATCCTAGATAAATTCGAGCCCAAAAAAGTATCAGCAGCATTTAAAAAGCTTGTTGCGGTCGCCGTAAGATTCCAAATCGTTGGTGGCGCAGGCGGTGGCACCTTAGAGCGAATCTACAGCGATGCAGCAAAAGGGGTTACAGAGGGAAAGCTCAATTCAATCCAAGATATATTGAAAGGATTTACCACTCTACCGACTGACCCCACATTCATTGCAGCGTTTTCCGTAGCTACAGTATCGAAGCAGTCACTTGCCAGATACTACCTCCGGATGCTTGAGAGTGGTGTGCCTGGCGCCTCCGGCGAGCTTGTGCCAAGCACCGACGCTGGTCAAGTTAATTTAGAGCACATTCTCCCCATCAATCCGTCTGAAAAATGGATGAAGACATGGTCACTTGACGATGTCAAAGCTTATCAAAAGCGGTTAGGCAACATGGCGATCATGGGAGCAAAAATCAACAGCACCATTGGGAACGAGGAATTCTCAAAGAAAAAATCCAGTTTCTCAACTTCAGCATTTCATTTTACGAACGGGGTAAGCAAGCTTAGCACTTGGAACACGGATGCGGTTGAAAAACGTCAAGCTGCGATGGCCGAAATTGCAGCCAAGGTTTGGTCAATCAAAGGGTAG
- a CDS encoding family 1 encapsulin nanocompartment shell protein, whose translation MNNLHRELAPISSSAWEQIEEEVARTFKRSVAGRRVVDVDGPEGPELSAVGTGHLVDVAAPRELVNARLREVRTIVELTVPFELSRDAIDSVERGARDADWQPAKDAAQRLAFAEDGAIFDGYPAAGIVGIREGTSNRKLTLPADVSAYPDAISDALEALRLAGVDGPYSVVLGSDAYTALSEARDQGYPVLGHIKRIVSGEIIWAPAISGGCVLSTRGGDYELHLGEDVSIGYTSHTDKVVRLYLRETFTFLMLTSEASVAVAPQGNTAA comes from the coding sequence ATGAATAACCTGCACCGCGAACTCGCCCCGATCTCGTCCTCCGCCTGGGAGCAAATCGAGGAGGAAGTGGCACGCACGTTCAAACGATCCGTGGCCGGCCGCCGCGTCGTCGATGTCGACGGCCCCGAGGGGCCCGAGCTGTCGGCCGTCGGCACCGGGCACCTCGTCGACGTCGCCGCCCCGCGCGAGCTGGTGAATGCGCGGCTGCGCGAAGTCCGCACGATCGTCGAGCTGACGGTGCCGTTCGAGTTGAGCCGCGATGCGATCGACAGCGTCGAGCGCGGCGCGCGCGACGCCGACTGGCAACCGGCGAAGGACGCCGCGCAGCGGCTCGCGTTCGCCGAGGACGGCGCGATTTTCGACGGCTACCCGGCCGCCGGCATCGTCGGTATCCGCGAAGGCACGTCGAACCGCAAGCTCACGCTGCCGGCCGACGTCAGCGCATATCCCGACGCGATCAGCGACGCGCTCGAAGCGCTGCGGCTTGCCGGCGTCGACGGCCCGTACTCGGTCGTGCTCGGCTCGGATGCGTACACGGCACTCAGCGAAGCGCGCGACCAGGGCTATCCGGTCCTCGGCCACATCAAGCGGATCGTCAGCGGCGAGATCATCTGGGCGCCGGCGATCAGCGGCGGCTGCGTGCTGTCCACGCGCGGCGGCGATTACGAGCTGCACCTCGGGGAAGACGTATCGATCGGCTACACGAGTCATACCGACAAGGTCGTCCGCCTGTACCTGCGCGAAACGTTCACGTTCCTGATGCTGACGAGCGAAGCATCGGTGGCCGTGGCGCCGCAGGGCAACACGGCAGCCTGA